Proteins encoded together in one Polaribacter reichenbachii window:
- a CDS encoding FAD-binding and (Fe-S)-binding domain-containing protein has protein sequence MINNTVLKDLHNALSGDVLFDNLHKTLYATDASVYRKIPLAVAFPKNEKDIKILIDFATKNNITLIPRTAGTSLAGQCVGEGIVVDVSKHFTKIISFDEKAKTITLQPGVVRDSLNVYLKPFGLFFGPNTSTSNRCMIGGMVGNNSSGSTSIKYGVTRDKVLSIDAILSDGSTATFNEISSAEFIKKTKENTQEGKIYKAIFDELSALENQQEIKNEFPKPEIHRRCTGYAVDEFLKSDLFGGNEATINVAKFLTGSEGTLAFSTSITLQLDAIAPKESIMVCSHFTSINESLKATLISMNHNLYNCELMDKTILDCTKDNRKLAENRFFLQGDPEAVLMLEVSANTIEQAEIYADNLIADFKKNNFGYHHPKVYGKDIAKVHYLRKAGLGALANIVGDKKAVACIEDTAVALEDLPNYIEEFTKIMDKYQQNAVYYAHAGAGELHLRPILNLKKSEDVVLFRKITTETAELVKKYKGSFSGEHGDGIVRAEFIPLMIGDNNYQLLRRIKKAFDPNNVFNQGKITDAFAMDESLRYEIDREEPVIKTLQDFSKDEGILKLAEKCNGSGDCRKPVEAGGTLCPSYRATKNEKDTTRARANTLREVLTNNTAINKFDSKELKQVLDLCLSCKACATECPSNVDIASMKAEFLYQYQETNGYSFRSKMFANNVKYNKLGSKFPAITNFFTNTTIAKKVLGVAVERSVPKLANQTLESWLKKYQPKSAKKAVYLFNDEFTNYYDAEIGKDAVILLEKLGYEVKTVAHNESGRSHISKGFLREAKAICNNNVAIFKDLISDDIPLVGIEPSAILSFRDEYLRLADDKTSAEKIAKNAFTFEEFLAKEIEKENIDKSLFTSEKKTLKIHGHCHQKALSGTFSSFKMLSLPENYSVTVLNTGCCGMAGSFGYEKEHYKVSMQVGEDTLFPKVRNCSEDTEIAAAGTSCRHQIFDGTKRIAKHPITLLKEALL, from the coding sequence ATGATTAATAATACTGTTTTAAAAGATTTACACAACGCACTTTCTGGTGATGTTCTTTTCGATAATTTACACAAAACCTTATATGCAACTGATGCTTCTGTGTACAGAAAAATTCCGTTAGCTGTTGCTTTTCCTAAAAATGAAAAAGACATTAAAATCTTAATCGATTTTGCTACTAAAAACAATATCACATTAATACCAAGAACTGCAGGAACCTCTCTTGCTGGTCAATGTGTTGGAGAAGGTATTGTTGTAGATGTGTCTAAACATTTTACAAAAATTATTTCTTTTGATGAAAAAGCAAAAACCATTACGTTACAACCAGGTGTTGTTAGAGATTCTTTAAATGTATATTTAAAACCTTTTGGATTATTTTTTGGACCAAACACCTCAACATCTAATAGATGTATGATTGGTGGTATGGTTGGTAACAATTCCTCTGGAAGTACTTCTATAAAATATGGAGTAACTCGTGACAAAGTTTTATCTATTGATGCCATTTTAAGCGATGGTAGCACAGCTACTTTTAACGAAATTTCATCAGCAGAATTCATTAAAAAAACAAAAGAAAACACTCAAGAAGGCAAAATATACAAAGCTATTTTTGATGAGTTATCAGCCTTAGAAAATCAGCAAGAAATTAAAAACGAATTTCCGAAACCAGAAATACATAGAAGATGTACGGGTTATGCTGTAGATGAATTTTTAAAATCAGATTTATTTGGTGGTAATGAAGCTACCATAAATGTTGCCAAATTCTTAACAGGTAGCGAAGGTACATTGGCTTTTTCAACATCAATTACACTACAACTAGATGCTATTGCTCCTAAAGAAAGCATTATGGTTTGTAGCCATTTTACAAGTATAAACGAAAGTTTAAAAGCTACTTTAATTTCTATGAATCATAACTTGTACAATTGTGAATTAATGGATAAAACCATTTTAGATTGTACAAAAGATAACCGAAAATTAGCCGAAAATCGCTTCTTTTTACAAGGAGATCCTGAAGCAGTTTTAATGCTAGAAGTTTCTGCAAATACCATAGAACAAGCAGAAATTTATGCTGATAATTTAATTGCAGATTTCAAGAAAAATAACTTTGGTTATCATCATCCAAAAGTATATGGAAAAGATATTGCAAAAGTGCATTATTTACGTAAAGCCGGTTTAGGTGCTTTGGCAAATATTGTTGGCGACAAAAAAGCGGTTGCTTGTATTGAAGATACTGCTGTTGCTTTAGAAGATTTGCCAAATTATATTGAAGAATTTACCAAAATAATGGATAAATACCAGCAAAATGCTGTGTATTATGCGCATGCAGGTGCAGGAGAATTACATTTACGTCCTATTTTAAATTTAAAAAAGTCAGAAGATGTTGTTCTTTTCAGAAAAATTACAACAGAAACCGCAGAATTAGTAAAAAAATATAAGGGTTCTTTTTCTGGCGAACATGGAGATGGAATTGTTAGAGCAGAATTTATTCCGTTAATGATTGGCGATAATAATTATCAACTTTTAAGAAGAATAAAAAAAGCTTTTGACCCCAATAATGTTTTTAACCAAGGAAAAATTACAGACGCATTTGCAATGGATGAAAGTCTACGTTATGAAATTGACAGAGAAGAACCTGTAATTAAAACGCTACAAGATTTTTCTAAAGATGAAGGTATTTTAAAATTAGCTGAAAAGTGTAATGGTTCTGGAGATTGTAGAAAACCAGTAGAAGCTGGTGGAACATTATGCCCAAGTTATAGAGCTACAAAAAACGAAAAAGATACTACAAGAGCAAGAGCAAATACTTTGCGAGAAGTTTTAACAAATAATACAGCCATAAATAAATTCGATTCTAAAGAGTTAAAACAAGTTTTAGATCTTTGTTTAAGTTGCAAAGCTTGTGCTACAGAATGCCCAAGTAATGTAGATATTGCTAGTATGAAAGCCGAATTTCTTTACCAATACCAAGAAACAAATGGTTATTCTTTTCGAAGTAAAATGTTTGCGAATAATGTAAAATACAATAAATTAGGCAGCAAATTCCCTGCTATTACTAACTTTTTTACTAATACTACAATTGCTAAAAAAGTATTAGGTGTTGCAGTAGAACGTTCTGTGCCTAAATTAGCAAATCAGACTTTAGAAAGTTGGTTAAAGAAATATCAACCAAAATCTGCTAAAAAAGCGGTGTATTTATTCAATGATGAATTCACTAATTATTACGATGCAGAAATAGGGAAAGATGCTGTAATCTTGTTAGAAAAATTAGGTTATGAAGTAAAAACTGTTGCTCACAATGAAAGTGGAAGAAGCCATATTTCTAAAGGATTTTTAAGAGAGGCCAAAGCAATTTGCAACAATAATGTAGCCATTTTTAAAGATTTAATTTCTGATGATATTCCTCTGGTTGGTATTGAACCTTCTGCAATTTTAAGTTTTAGAGACGAATATTTAAGGTTAGCTGACGATAAAACATCCGCAGAAAAAATTGCAAAAAACGCATTTACTTTCGAAGAGTTTTTAGCCAAAGAAATTGAAAAAGAAAATATTGATAAAAGCCTTTTTACATCAGAAAAAAAGACATTAAAAATTCACGGTCATTGTCATCAAAAAGCATTGTCTGGTACTTTTTCTAGTTTTAAAATGCTGAGTTTACCAGAAAATTATTCAGTTACTGTTTTAAATACAGGTTGTTGTGGAATGGCTGGTTCTTTTGGTTACGAAAAAGAGCACTACAAAGTTTCTATGCAAGTAGGTGAAGATACTTTATTTCCTAAAGTTAGAAATTGTAGCGAAGACACAGAAATTGCTGCTGCTGGTACAAGTTGTAGACATCAAATTTTTGATGGAACAAAACGTATAGCAAAACACCCAATTACCTTATTAAAAGAAGCACTTCTATAA
- a CDS encoding ArsR/SmtB family transcription factor — protein MKRTLEQIEYQQNTADLAKFAKALAHPTRIAILKHLENQSCCFTGDLVTIFPLAQSTVSQHLKELKNAGLIQGELKPPKIKYCIHQENWKKAKSLFQQFFD, from the coding sequence ATGAAACGAACTTTAGAACAAATAGAATATCAGCAAAACACAGCAGATTTAGCAAAATTTGCAAAAGCATTGGCACACCCTACACGCATTGCAATTTTAAAACATTTAGAAAATCAATCTTGTTGTTTTACAGGCGATTTGGTTACTATTTTTCCATTAGCACAATCTACAGTTTCGCAGCACTTAAAAGAATTAAAAAATGCGGGATTAATTCAAGGAGAATTAAAACCACCAAAAATAAAATACTGTATTCATCAAGAAAATTGGAAAAAAGCAAAATCATTATTTCAACAATTTTTTGATTGA
- a CDS encoding thioredoxin family protein encodes MSKIIKILGTGCLKCQTMTGVVKDVVSENNIDANIEKVEDIMEIMKYNVMSTPALVIDDVITIKGRIPSKTEVLELLK; translated from the coding sequence ATGAGTAAAATAATTAAAATTCTAGGAACAGGTTGTCTTAAATGTCAAACTATGACAGGAGTTGTTAAAGATGTCGTTTCTGAAAACAATATTGATGCAAACATTGAAAAAGTAGAAGATATTATGGAGATTATGAAATACAACGTAATGAGTACACCTGCTTTAGTAATTGATGATGTAATTACAATTAAAGGTAGAATACCTTCTAAAACAGAGGTTTTAGAACTTTTAAAATAG
- a CDS encoding permease yields MFNWIQNIADWFVYDVLNLEKEQHLVEALNFFIYDTVKILILLFVVIFFMGIVNSYFPIDKVKNYLSRNKLYGLEYLMASLFGVVTPFCSCSSVPLFIGFVRGGIPLGVTFAFLITSPLVNEVAIGLFVGLFGFKMTIIYVLSGILLGTISGVILQKLKLEPFLTPWVKEVLANAQREQDKFEAEQLSFSQRLPIIWAEVIKILKGIIPFVIIGIAIGGLMHGYIPEGFFEQYMAKDNLFAVPIATILAVPMYANASGILPVVQVLVAKGIPIGTAIAFMMGVVGLSLPEAMLLKKVMSLKLIAIFFGVVTLCIIISGYFFNLIL; encoded by the coding sequence ATGTTTAATTGGATACAAAACATAGCAGATTGGTTTGTTTATGATGTTCTAAATTTAGAAAAAGAACAACATTTAGTAGAGGCTTTAAATTTCTTTATTTACGACACAGTAAAGATTTTAATACTACTTTTTGTGGTTATCTTTTTTATGGGAATTGTAAATAGCTATTTCCCTATAGACAAAGTTAAAAATTATCTTTCTAGAAATAAATTGTATGGTTTAGAGTATTTAATGGCAAGTCTTTTTGGTGTGGTAACACCTTTTTGTTCTTGTTCCTCAGTTCCATTATTTATTGGTTTTGTAAGAGGAGGAATTCCATTAGGCGTAACCTTTGCTTTTTTAATTACATCTCCTTTAGTTAATGAGGTTGCCATTGGTTTGTTTGTAGGTTTATTCGGATTTAAAATGACAATTATTTATGTTTTAAGTGGAATTTTACTGGGTACAATTTCTGGTGTAATTCTTCAAAAATTAAAACTAGAACCTTTTTTAACTCCTTGGGTCAAAGAAGTTTTAGCAAATGCACAAAGAGAACAAGATAAATTCGAAGCAGAACAATTAAGCTTTTCGCAAAGATTACCAATAATCTGGGCAGAAGTAATTAAAATTCTTAAAGGAATTATTCCTTTTGTAATTATTGGTATTGCCATTGGCGGATTAATGCACGGCTATATTCCTGAAGGATTTTTTGAACAATATATGGCCAAAGATAATCTGTTTGCTGTACCCATTGCAACTATTTTAGCTGTGCCAATGTATGCTAACGCATCAGGAATTTTACCAGTTGTACAAGTATTAGTCGCAAAGGGAATACCAATTGGTACAGCAATTGCTTTTATGATGGGTGTTGTTGGCTTGTCTTTGCCAGAAGCTATGCTATTAAAAAAAGTAATGTCTTTAAAACTAATTGCCATCTTTTTTGGTGTGGTAACTCTTTGTATTATCATATCTGGTTATTTTTTCAATCTAATTCTATAA